The Deltaproteobacteria bacterium DNA window CTCTGTGTTTTAATTTTGTCTTTTTTACGATGAGTAAATCTACATCACTATCCTTCGTTGGCTTGGCCCATGCAAAAGAGCCGAAGAGTATAATTTTCTGAGGTTTGTAGTATTTCTTTATTTTTTCGATGGCTCTAACGATTATCTCTCTTTTCTCATTGCTCATTCTCGCTTCTCCCAGGAGGGGCAATTGGGGTCGCATCTTTAACAGTGACCGTTTTACATTGAGTCTCCCTTTGCCCCACTTCTTATCCTTTCCATAATACCCCAGGACCAGCACCCGGGTACCCCATATGGCCTGCTCTTTAATCCCGACCTTCCACCTACAATCCATGGCCTGCTTTCTTTATCAGTTTTTCTTCGAGAACCAGATTCTCAGTGGAAATATTGAAAATATCAGCCAAAGAGTACCTTTCTGTAGCGTCTAATACCTCTAACCCAATCAGCTTTCCATTTTCATCTAGGTCAAGG harbors:
- a CDS encoding nucleotidyltransferase domain-containing protein; amino-acid sequence: MSNEKREIIVRAIEKIKKYYKPQKIILFGSFAWAKPTKDSDVDLLIVKKTKLKHRERSLTVRRMISEENALIGIDILVYTPEEIAERLRIGDSFISKIFKKGEVLYG
- a CDS encoding DUF2283 domain-containing protein, producing MRIEYDREVDVLYIRLQEKYVARTVEIEEGLNLDLDENGKLIGLEVLDATERYSLADIFNISTENLVLEEKLIKKAGHGL